In Aspergillus luchuensis IFO 4308 DNA, chromosome 1, nearly complete sequence, the following are encoded in one genomic region:
- the dus3 gene encoding tRNA dihydrouridine synthase DUS3 (BUSCO:EOG09261ZPW;~COG:J;~EggNog:ENOG410PFC8;~InterPro:IPR018517,IPR035587,IPR000571,IPR013785, IPR001269;~PFAM:PF01207;~go_function: GO:0003824 - catalytic activity [Evidence IEA];~go_function: GO:0017150 - tRNA dihydrouridine synthase activity [Evidence IEA];~go_function: GO:0046872 - metal ion binding [Evidence IEA];~go_function: GO:0050660 - flavin adenine dinucleotide binding [Evidence IEA];~go_process: GO:0008033 - tRNA processing [Evidence IEA];~go_process: GO:0055114 - oxidation-reduction process [Evidence IEA]), which yields MEPTTAQEQLPAPEVNAPKRDPENGDAAADQAQEPPSKKARLDDSADSNGQTADAPAPRMKGVAPIKPEFILDQQPTRGQRNPDDNADDAAEAAHHDGRADEQNGKKNKKKKTGQNTNRTFGRSEDAKGLCSSVNFRPEFSPAECTFGEKCRYEHDLRKYLKEHKREDLTTFNGVCPVWDINGKCFVGWKCRFVGSHSEERETADGRKELVLIEDEERKKKVQRLVPFAGEDGAVNVASMEDKIALARRKMDFPRAEPYSNWLENTSRTIERELHKRHRAAPVGAETKGEEKKDAETKDAETKDAENKEEKEENRALYVEPPFMPSEKRRLYFGPETPALAPLTTQGNMPFRRLCVELGAQFTYSEMAMSLPLIQGNKSEWALMRAHESEMLPPTMLPGADIVQGYDNSKDMKFGAQIAANKPWQAFKATEALAKVTPNLRVIDLNCGCPIDLVFKDGAGSALLEHPSKLEKIIRGMNTVSDQIPITVKIRMGTKDNNPNALKLTERLLLGGYETSLLHHDGAAGAAAITLHGRSRQQRYTRQADWEYISECAALIKRLNEKTDAVTDTIREPDARTQPNGGKVYFLGNGDCYSHVDYDNHINNAGVDAVMLGRGPLIKPWLFEEIQAGQYLDKSATERLAMIEKFCKYGLEAWGSDEHGVGTTRRFLMEWLSFTRRYVPIGLLEHLPPYINDRPPAFRGRNELETLLASANYKDWLKISEMFLGPAHKDFKFEPKHKSNSYDEAEG from the exons ATGGAGCCAACAACCGCTCAGGAACAGCTGCCCGCTCCGGAGGTTAATGCGCCCAAGCGTGATCCGGAGAATGGCGATGCCGCTGCAGACCAGGCCCAGGAGCCACCCTCGAAGAAGGCCAGACTCGATGATTCGGCGGATTCTAATGGGCAAACGGCTGATGCGCCCGCCCCGCGCATGAAGGGCGTTGCTCCTATCAAACCTGA GTTCATTCTCGACCAACAACCCACGAGAGGCCAAAGAAATCCCGATGACAATGCAGACGATGCCGCGGAAGCTGCGCACCACGATGGACGCGCCGATGAGCAGAacgggaagaagaacaagaaaaagaagactGGTCAGAATACGAACCGCACGTTCGGTCGATCCGAGGATGCGAAGGGATTGTGTTCTAGTGTGAACTTCAGGCCTGAGTTCTCTCCTGCCGAGTGCACTTTTGGTGAAAAGTGTCGGTACGAGCATGACCTGCGGAAATACTTGAAGGAACACAAGCGGGAAGATCTTACGACGTTCAATGGTGTATGTCCTGTTTGGGATATCAACGGAAAGTGCTTCGTGGGCTGGAAATGTCGCTTCGTCGGTTCACACTCGGAGGAGCGGGAGACGGCCGATGGTAGGAAAGAGTTGGTTCttattgaggatgaggagcgcaagaagaaggttcaGCGGCTTGTTCCCTTTGCTGGAGAGGACGGGGCGGTCAATGTTGCTTCGATGGAGGATAAGATCGCTTTGGcgaggagaaagatggatTTCCCGAGAGCTGAACCGTACAGTAATTGGTTGGAAAACACATCCAGAACTATTGAGAGGGAGCTTCACAAGCGCCATCGTGCTGCGCCTGTAGGAGCTGAGACCaagggtgaagagaagaaggatgccgAGACTAAGGATGCAGAGACCAAGGATGCCGAgaacaaggaagagaaggaggaaaacCGGGCTCTGTACGTTGAGCCGCCATTCATGCCATCGGAGAAGCGCCGACTATACTTCGGACCCGAGACACCGGCACTGGCGCCTTTGACTACCCAGGGCAACATGCCTTTCCGAAGACTTTGCGTCGAGCTTGGCGCACAATTCACCTATTCTGAGATGGCAATGAGCTTGCCCTTGATCCAGGGTAACAAGTCGGAATGGGCTTTAATGCGAGCCCATGAGTCGGAGATGCTCCCTCCCACGATGCTGCCCGGGGCAGACATCGTGCAGGGCTATGATAACTCCAAGGACATGAAGTTTGGTGCTCAAATTGCAGCAAACAAGCCCTGGCAAGCCTTCAAGGCTACAGAGGCACTGGCTAAAGTTACTCCCAACCTGCGTGTCATCGATCTGAACTGTGGCTGCCCTATTGACCTCGTCTTCAAGGACGGTGCTGGCTCTGCTCTTTTGGAGCACCCGTCGAAGCTCGAGAAGATTATTCGTGGTATGAACACTGTTTCGGATCAGATTCCTATCACTGTCAAGATCCGTATGGGAACGAAGGACAACAATCCGAACGCCTTGAAACTGACGGAGCGTTTGCTGCTTGGAGGCTATGAAACCAGTCTGCTTCATCACGACGGCGCCGCAGGTGCAGCAGCTATTACTCTTCACGGTCGTAGCAGACAGCAGCGTTACACCAGACAAGCTGATTGGGAATACATCTCCGAATGTGCCGCCTTGATCAAGCGCTTGAACGAGAAGACTGACGCGGTGACGGATACCATCCGGGAGCCTGATGCCCGGACCCAGCCAAACGGTGGCAAGGTTTACTTCCTGGGCAACGGCGACTGCTACTCTCATGTGGACTATGATAACCACATCAACaatgctggtgttgatgcTGTTATGCTTGGTCGTGGTCCTCTGATCAAGCCTTGGCTCTTCGAGGAAATCCAGGCGGGCCAGTACCTTGACAAGTCCGCTACGGAACGTTTGGCAATGATTGAGAAGTTCTGTAAGTATGGTCTGGAGGCATGGGGATCCGATGAGCACGGTGTCGGTACGACTAGACGCTTCTTGATGGAATGGCTGAGCTTTACT
- the SFP1 gene encoding zinc-coordinating transcription factor SFP1 (COG:K;~EggNog:ENOG410PI5F;~InterPro:IPR036236,IPR013087), producing MLGSSEATHSPPPPSLHYSPSVGDLDCASTRDSTPVTTPLGFGVPLRRPDREKLLSDSSWTRNSLDIGGDTSSPYFDNQQLHPHFDSDLDFPLFPSSPIQTNTMTGAAAPIDIATRQSSVSPPGQQASNLTSALQRAGNGERTGSLSHANGVGLSVFKAPPPRKDSIGAATAQWGNGTKPISMSGSNRDKPRRESLAGSLVGGMSWGGVSVGSWIRDDIIMTGTSPFTFQSPSFHSSSYLPKLEANFMRDFNCCGVTLPTLHDLLQHYEEAHATKSPQQGHRPSQGDSRAALAAVAMAQQQQGQQNNNQGRGLQPDRTLDLQRKMSQLPHTQQHSDMDTIDDMELDEPMGDHDAATAQLFAPQSRDGGQGGFGSTNQRVPHLNLSMLPGHQGFKGSQPGTPVASGRPLSLQNNPTVSSVNTPTLMANPLQNSQFRTTPDSSAPGTPAELDDSMLGGFGDLAMQNPMMQGQSQFGRFAGNNNDMVDLCIDEPAKRLFSPTGGINTPNAHFKLSGAQYGPNSEIARRIREQQLLAGVPDTTALLPNEEPKPFRCPVIGCEKAYKNQNGLKYHKAHGHNNQQLHDNADGTFSIVNPETSTPYPGTLGMEKEKPYRCEVCGKRYKNLNGLKYHKSHSPPCNPDFQLAAGRNLAFGGGVMQGQNINVAGAGLPGIGEEGLL from the exons ATGCTCGGGTCGTCAGAAGCGACGCAtagtcctcctcctccctcactTCATTACTCTCCCTCTGTCGGGGACCTCGATTGCGCCTCTACCAGGGACTCGACCCCCGTCACCACTCCCCTCGGGTTTGGCGTACCGTTGCGCAGACCGGATAGGGAAAAGCTACTCTCGGATTCCTCGTGGACTCGAAATTCACTTGACATCGGCGGCGACACGTCCTCACCGTACTTTGACAACCAGCAACTACACCCTCACTTCGATTCAGATCTCgacttccctctctttccttcctccccaatACAAACCAACACCATGACCGGTGCAGCCGCTCCGATCGACATCGCCACCCGCCAGAGTTCCGTTTCTCCTCCCGGACAGCAGGCGTCGAACCTGACGTCTGCTCTGCAGAGAGCTGGTAATGGAGAACGGACAGGCAGTCTATCCCATGCAAACGGTGTTGGTCTCAGCGTCTTCAAAGCTCCCCCTCCTCGCAAGGACTCCATCGGTGCAGCTACCGCACAATGGGGCAACGGAACGAAGCCCATCTCAATGTCCGGCTCCAACCGCGATAAACCCCGCCGTGAGTCTTTGGCAGGAAGTTTAGTTGGTGGAATGAGCTGGGGTGGTGTGTCTGTTGGCAGTTGGATTCGCGATGA TATAATCATGACCGGCACATCTCCGTTCACTTTCCAGTCACCGTCATTTCATTCATCCTCATATTTACCCAAGCTGGAAGCGAACTTTATGCGCGACTTCAACTGCTGTGGGGTGACTCTTCCGACGCTTCACGATCTTTTGCAGCACTATGAGGAAGCTCACGCCACCAAGTCACCTCAGCAGGGCCACCGCCCCAGTCAAGGGGATAGTAGAGCGGCCCTGGCTGCGGTGGCGatggcgcagcagcaacaaggcCAGCAAAACAATAATCAGGGCCGTGGATTGCAGCCAGATAGGACTCTGGACTTGCAGCGGAAAATGAGTCAGCTTCCACACACTCAGCAGCATTCGGATATGGATACCATCGATGACATGGAACTTGATGAGCCAATGGGTGATCACGATGCCGCCACTGCACAGCTGTTCGCGCCTCAGTCGCGTGATGGAGGTCAAGGAGGTTTTGGCAGTACCAACCAAAGAGTTCCGCATCTGAATTTGTCGATGCTTCCAGGACACCAAGGGTTCAAAGGCTCTCAGCCCGGTACTCCCGTTGCCTCTGGGCGCCCTCTATCGCTGCAGAACAACCCAACGGTTTCTTCCGTCAATACACCTACTTTGATGGCGAACCCTCTACAGAACTCACAGTTCCGGACCACACCAGACTCCTCTGCCCCCGGGACGCCGGCAGAACTGGATGACAGCATGCTTGGTGGTTTTGGAGACCTGGCTATGCAGAACCCGATGATGCAGGGTCAGTCGCAATTTGGAAGGTTCGCCGGGAACAACAACGATATGGTAGACTTGTGTATCGACGAGCCAGCCAAACGACTGTTTAGTCCCACTGGCGGAATCAATACCCCCAATGCTCACTTTAAGCTCAGTGGAGCACAGTATGGCCCTAACAGTGAAATTGCTCGACGAATCCGAGAGCAACAGTTGTTGGCGGGTGTTCCTGATACCACTGCACTCCTTCCCAACGAGGAACCCAAGCCTTTCCGGTGCCCAGTCATTGGTTGCGAGAAAGCGTATAAGAACCAAAATGGTCTGAAGTATCACAAAGCT CACGGCCACAACAACCAGCAACTTCACGACAACGCAGACGGCACCTTTTCTATCGTCAACCCCGAGACATCAACGCCATATCCTGGAACACTTGgtatggagaaggagaagccctACCGCTGCGAGGTCTGTGGCAAGCGTTACAAGAACTTGAACGGTCTCAAATACCACAAGTCGCACTCGCCGCCCTGCAATCCTGATTTCCAGCTTGCTGCAGGCAGGAATTTGGCTTTTGGTGGAGGCGTCATGCAAGGGCAGAACATCAACGTTGCTGGGGCTGGCCTACCTGGCATCGGTGAAGAGGGTCTTTTATAA
- a CDS encoding transcription initiation factor IIA large subunit (BUSCO:EOG092651HW;~COG:K;~EggNog:ENOG410QDKB;~InterPro:IPR004855,IPR009088;~PFAM:PF03153;~go_component: GO:0005672 - transcription factor TFIIA complex [Evidence IEA];~go_process: GO:0006367 - transcription initiation from RNA polymerase II promoter [Evidence IEA]) yields the protein MSNQQVGTVFDRVIQEVCDGSQVDFEESGVDQQTLLDLRKSWQKKLSSLGVAHFPWDPPPPQAAPPQTQNILPPTATVPSNAPRPGPPPQPQHHVPPPPPQQQPIPQSVPATAPPLQAPAPVGAGPNAMGQQQQQPHIKTEPGVNGQPGMMPMNNMMMPNSSNPQSAQERAANMLRQRYGAAAANSVSQLQAQSQAQAAMAIPGQPRPQPMQHVPNGQAPQIKQEPGYPPVSQPPVGNTQTDGAGDDALSAWKAEVARRREAAERQGGEGDRLLRDHLRQQMLQLEGGGLMLPLDEHDYSSKTSTRGLVATQAEPADVSAVAGSSSHPPKVLGAQFDGPGGDDERDEDDEDAINSDLDDPDDLVAEDHDAEDAVGQVMLCTYDKVQRVKNKWKCTLKDGILTTGGKEYVFHKGQGEFEW from the exons ATGTCGAACCAGCAGGTG GGCACGGTATTCGATCGTGTCATCCAGGAGGTCTGTGATGGCTCCCAGGTGGACTTCGAGGAAAGTGGTGTGGACCAGCAAACACTGTTAGATTTGCGCAAG AGCTGGCAGAAGAAGCTCTCCTCATTGGGTGTCGCTCACTTCCCTTGGgacccgccgccgccgcaagCCGCTCCCCCTCAGACACAAAatatcctccctcccaccgCAACTGTGCCGTCAAATGCTCCTCGGCCTGGTCCACCCCCTCAGCCACAGCATCatgttcctcctccccctcctcaacaGCAACCCATCCCTCAGTCCGTCCCCGCTACGGCACCTCCGCTCCAGGCTCCTGCTCCGGTTGGGGCCGGCCCCAATGCCATgggtcaacaacaacaacaacctcacaTCAAGACCGAACCTGGCGTCAACGGTCAGCCTGGGATGATGCCGATGAATAATATGATGATGCCAAACTCCTCCAACCCACAGTCTGCTCAAGAACGGGCTGCCAATATGCTTCGTCAGCGTTACGGAGCTGCAGCCGCTAActcagtcagtcagctgcAAGCACAGTCACAGGCCCAAGCAGCCATGGCCATACCTGGCCAGCCGCGTCCCCAGCCTATGCAGCATGTACCCAACGGGCAGGCTCCACAGATCAAGCAAGAACCGGGGTATCCCCCTGTGTCTCAACCCCCTGTCGGCAATACTCAAACGGACGGTGCCGGTGATGATGCCTTGTCTGCATGGAAGGCTGAGGTTGCACGGAGGCGGGAAGCTGCCGAACGccagggaggagaaggtgatcGTCTCCTTCGTGACCATCTCAGACAACAGATGCTCCAGTTAGAAGGCGGTGGTCTGATGCTGCCTCTCGACGAGCATGACTACTCATCGAAGACATCGACTCGTGGGCTGGTGGCTACCCAAGCAGAGCCAGCTGATGTGTCGGCAGTTGCTGGTtcctcatctcatccacccaAGGTTCTCGGTGCTCAATTCGACGGCcccggtggtgatgatgaaagggatgaggatgacgaggatgccaTCAATTCTGATCTTGACGACCCTGATGACCTTGTTGCTGAGGATCATGATGCTGAAGATGCCGTAGGCCAGGTCATGCTTTGCACTTATGACAAGGTTCAACGCGTGAAGAACAAGTGGAAGTGCACCCTCAAAGATGGTATCCTGACCACTGGTGGCAAGGA GTACGTCTTCCACAAAGGTCAAGGAGAATTCGAGTGGTAG
- a CDS encoding uncharacterized protein (COG:S;~EggNog:ENOG410PWDN;~InterPro:IPR036864,IPR001138;~PFAM:PF00172;~TransMembrane:1 (i233-251o);~go_function: GO:0000981 - DNA-binding transcription factor activity, RNA polymerase II-specific [Evidence IEA];~go_function: GO:0008270 - zinc ion binding [Evidence IEA];~go_process: GO:0006355 - regulation of transcription, DNA-templated [Evidence IEA]), with product MKRKNDAVPEAMVQRWSRPPLSCRFCRAKKLRCDRTQPCSNCVLRKVPCEYTGQGPSDSSDELRGAHLSGNQPTAATVSTQQPAPTIPPTYSQNTTAADTIDILNRVARLEEAVFDRIHIPRDPPGKSTGAQGSDTNQGLVTSGARGSSNGCVTPLTLLPLSSLQRRIADLYDCMRDTKSISRCLPPWTQARQLLDHFNVVIQPTFGVFHIPSTKELLDETYRGILEGEEPSLTVLVLFFSIFAGAVLVATPELLQLLSATEAEAKAAFTTYARLALCIIDNPIQPVPPSTTALGAISALSRVLFHADWYSHKAQALRIDAICMARSMQIHLLDTAQKQDERKRSGYDAIEVEVQRRAWWHLVSSDWITAFSQSPQEGTYLIHPKQMKVNHPSNIDDESLTPTGPAYSFPLSVPTSMSVFIFRIHYAELCREIIDTLGMTLLESSQPDYETLLDIDRKFHTFVQSLPTFLQNDPASIQKSQAITQQRPYLAWQRTVAHLSFHVRLCRLHRPYHREGLTNPKYAYSRLTCIRSAQTVLDLRRSLKDTGVLAGFNPSDYSLVMNHVFFAAMVLATDVSMKPTAPGADTRKQEVLDVIHALEKSQNESASLMEAIRKNTQTLLSILQESQREVQQQARSPVRTDSIAVASRSGGAMSSAAPSRSRPVGVDENMTNAAASGHLPLSDSMPGLGHEDEDPMWSGARRNSWGQLWSDLFNVAPEMDGLQWDLLLNDSDLPFQSEFF from the exons ATGAAACGGAAAAATGACGCCGTCCCGGAGGCCATGGTGCAACGATGGTCTCGACCGCCCCTCTCCTGCCGCTTTTGTCGAGCGAAGAAGCTGCGCTGTGATCGTACCCAACCTTGTTCGAATTGCGTTCTGAGAAAGGTACCTTGCGAGTATACAGGTCAGGGTCCATCGGATAGTTCGGACGAACTGCGGGGAGCTCATCTATCTGGCAATCAGCCCACTGCTGCGACGGTCTCCACACAACAGCCAGCACCAACTATACCACCCACCTATAGCCAGAACACAACTGCTGC AGATACGATTGATATCTTAAATCGGGTCGCGAGGCTAGAAGAGGCAGTCTTCGATCGAATTCATATTCCTCGGG ATCCACCTGGTAAATCTACTGGTGCCCAGGGCAGCGACACAAACCAGGGCTTGGTCACAAGTGGT GCACGAGGCTCGAGCAATGGATGTGTCACTCCGCTTACATTATTACCCCTATCTTCATTACAAAGACGCATTGCTGATCTCTATGACTGCATGCGAGATACGAAGAGCATATCCAGGTGTCTTCCCCCATGGACCCAGGCTCGCCAACTATTAGACCACTTCAACGTCGTCATTCAGCCAACATTCGGAGTTTTCCATATCCCATCCACAAAAGAACTATTAGATGAAACATACAGGGGTATACTCGAGGGCGAGGAGCCAAGCCTCACTGTCTTGGTACTGTTCTTCAGCATCTTCGCTGGGGCTGTTCTGGTTGCAACCCCAGAACTTCTGCAGTTGCTCAGCGCAACAGAGGCAGAAGCCAAAGCAGCCTTCACCACATACGCGCGTTTAGCTCTCTGTATAATTGACAACCCGATCCAGCCAGTGCCGCCATCAACAACTGCTCTTGGAGCCATCAGTGCCTTGTCGCGCGTTCTCTTCCATGCGGATTGGTATTCCCACAAAGCCCAAGCACTCAGAATCGACGCAATATGCATGGCCCGATCGATGCAAATCCATCTGCTAGACACAGCTCAAAAGCAAGACGAAAGAAAGCGTTCGGGATACGATGCCATTGAAGTCGAGGTACAGAGACGAGCATGGTGGCACCTCGTCTCCTCCGACTG GATCACCGCATTCTCGCAAAGCCCACAAGAAGGCACctacctcatccacccaaaACAAATGAAAGTAAACCATCCCAGCAACATCGACGACGAATCCTTAACCCCCACAGGACCAGCATACAGCTTCCCCCTCTCAGTCCCAACCTCCATGTCCGTGTTCATATTCAGAATCCACTACGCAGAACTATGCCGCGAAATTATCGACACCCTAGGAATGACCCTTCTCGAATCCTCCCAACCCGACTACGAAACCCTCCTCGATATCGACCGTAAATTCCACACCTTCGTCCAATCCCTCCCAACCTTCCTCCAAAACGACCCCGCCAGCATTCAAAAAAGCCAAGCGATAACCCAACAACGACCCTACCTCGCCTGGCAACGAACCGTCGCCCATCTAAGCTTCCACGTCCGCCTCTGCCGCCTGCACCGCCCCTACCACCGCGAAGGCCTAACGAACCCCAAATACGCCTACTCTCGACTGACCTGCATCCGCTCCGCCCAAACGGTCCTCGACCTTCGCCGCTCGCTCAAAGACACAGGCGTTCTCGCCGGCTTCAACCCCTCCGATTACAGTCTTGTCATGAACCACGTTTTCTTCGCCGCTATGGTCCTGGCCACGGACGTGTCTATGAAGCCTACCGCTCCGGGAGCAGATACCCGCAAGCAGGAAGTCTTGGATGTTATCCATGCACTGGAGAAATCGCAGAATGAGTCGGCGTCGCTTATGGAAGCTATTAGGAAGAATACGCAGACGTTGTTGTCTATTCTTCAGGAATCTCAGAGGGAAGTGCAGCAACAGGCAAGGTCGCCTGTGAGAACCGATAGTATTGCTGTAGCTTCTCGATCGGGTGGGGCGATGTCGAGCGCTGCTCCGTCACGGTCCCGGCCTGtcggggtggatgagaacaTGACAAATGCGGCGGCCAGCGGACATCTTCCTTTGTCGGATAGCATGCCTGGCTTGGGtcatgaagacgaggaccCAATGTGGAGCGGAGCAAGAAGGAATAGCTGGGGTCAGCTGTGGTCTGATCTCTTCAATGTGGCGCCGGAAATGGATGGCCTGCAGTGGGATCTGTTGTTGAATGATTCTGACTTGCCCTTCCAGTCGGAATTTTTCTGA
- the CDC20 gene encoding WD40 repeat domain-containing protein (COG:D;~EggNog:ENOG410PIDR;~InterPro:IPR024977,IPR036322,IPR015943,IPR019775, IPR001680,IPR033010,IPR017986;~PFAM:PF12894,PF00400;~go_function: GO:0005515 - protein binding [Evidence IEA];~go_function: GO:0010997 - anaphase-promoting complex binding [Evidence IEA];~go_function: GO:0097027 - ubiquitin-protein transferase activator activity [Evidence IEA];~go_process: GO:1904668 - positive regulation of ubiquitin protein ligase activity [Evidence IEA]), translating to MATPTVSTPVKTHHGIFSTKTAGGRMPLTPSPRTRAGSVTSNHSSPFTPPCGAQESGKEHGKSVYGGNLSSYFAKSVSRTARNYRESPKSNIARARTRKSPRHLELGVSEWALTGTGPSSQTPTKERLRKEVVKKEVTKEVARKEPPKKEAIKKEVSRKEAPRKEITTRTTRSGKTTVRIPHNAGDRFIPNRTASEGLVTAGTAKPEESQRPKTSSSDGSSVLANAASAFDIGGRGTDEDITAALESLGLEDNEPTTSYTKPAPDAVAYESSLADACGVNLNTRILAFKPPPPESSKPIDLRAQYNRPLKPAKSQSAQFRRRVQTAPERVLDAPGLLDDYYLNLLDWSSGNQVAIGLERNVYVWSADSGSVSCLLETAPDTYVSSVKWSGDGAYVGVGLGTGEVQIWDVEEGTKLRSMFGHDSRVGVMGWSKHTLSTGARSGLVFNHDVRIAQHKVAELVSHTSEVCGLEWRPDGAQLATGGNDNLVNIWDARSLSAPKFTKTNHRAAVKALSWCPWQLNLLATGGGSYDRHIHFWNTTTGARTNSIDTGSQVTSLRWSNHYREIVSSSGFPDNSLSIWSYPTLVRNVEIPAHETRVLHSCLSPDGQLLATAAADESLKFWKIFERKPGTSAAASREGGVGSKAQMTKSMTIR from the coding sequence aTGGCTACACCTACAGTTTCGACTCCCGTGAAGACTCACCATGGGATCTTCTCCACTAAGACGGCTGGTGGCCGCATGCCCCTTACGCCTTCACCACGCACTCGCGCGGGAAGTGTGACGTCAAAccactcctccccattcacACCTCCGTGTGGTGCTCAAGAATCGGGCAAGGAGCATGGAAAGTCTGTCTATGGTGGTAACCTCTCTTCATACTTCGCCAAGTCTGTCTCGAGGACAGCCCGCAACTACCGCGAATCCCCCAAGTCCAACATCGCCCGTGCTCGCACGCGCAAGTCTCCCAGACACCTTGAGCTGGGTGTATCAGAATGGGCCTTGACTGGCACTGGTCCTTCATCACAGACTCCTACCAAGGAGCGCCTGCGGAAAGAGgtcgtgaagaaggaggtgacCAAGGAAGTGGCCAGGAAAGAACCGCCGAAGAAGGAGGCAatcaagaaggaggtgtCGAGGAAGGAAGCGCCTAGGAAGGAGATTACCACTCGGACTACGAGATCAGGAAAGACAACCGTTCGCATTCCCCACAACGCAGGTGACAGATTCATCCCGAACCGTACTGCCAGTGAGGGACTTGTGACTGCTGGCACAGCCAAGCCAGAGGAGAGCCAACGACCAAAGACCAGTAGCAGCGATGGATCCTCCGTCCTTGCCAATGCCGCGAGTGCATTCGACATTGGAGGCCGCGGAACAGATGAAGACATCACCGCAGCTCTGGAGAGCCTTGGTCTCGAGGATAACGAGCCAACGACTTCATACACCAAGCCAGCACCGGATGCTGTTGCGTACGAGTCATCCTTGGCAGATGCCTGTGGTGTCAACCTGAACACTCGTATCCTGGCCTTCAAGCCGCCACCCCCAGAGTCTTCCAAGCCCATTGATCTGCGCGCTCAGTACAACCGCCCTCTCAAGCCTGCCAAATCTCAGTCCGCTCAGTTCCGCCGACGTGTTCAAACCGCTCCTGAGCGTGTTCTGGACGCCCCTGGTCTCCTCGACGATTACTACCTCAATCTGCTGGATTGGAGCTCTGGCAACCAGGTTGCAATTGGCCTGGAGCGCAATGTTTACGTGTGGTCTGCCGACTCAGGGTCGGTCAGCTGCCTGCTGGAGACTGCACCTGACACCTACGTGAGCAGTGTAAAGTGGAGTGGTGATGGCGCCTATGTCGGTGTCGGTCTCGGAACTGGTGAAGTCCAAATCTGGGATGTCGAGGAAGGAACCAAGCTTCGCAGTATGTTTGGCCATGACTCGCGTGTAGGTGTCATGGGCTGGTCGAAGCACACATTATCTACCGGTGCCCGCAGTGGTCTGGTATTCAACCACGATGTTCGCATCGCACAGCACAAGGTTGCCGAGCTGGTCTCGCACACCTCTGAAGTCTGTGGTCTGGAGTGGAGACCCGATGGTGCTCAGCTCGCCACCGGTGGTAACGATAATCTGGTTAATATCTGGGATGCTCGCTCTCTCAGCGCGCCTAAGTTCACCAAGACCAACCACCGCGCTGCCGTTAAGGCCCTCAGTTGGTGCCCCTGGCAGTTGAACCTACTTGCCACCGGTGGAGGTTCTTATGACCGTCACATCCACTTCTGGAACACTACTACTGGTGCTCGTACGAACAGCATCGACACCGGCTCCCAGGTCACCAGCTTGAGATGGAGCAACCACTACCGCGAGATTGTCAGCTCGAGTGGATTCCCTGACAACTCGCTGAGCATCTGGAGTTATCCCACTCTGGTCCGGAACGTCGAGATTCCTGCCCACGAGACCCGTGTGTTGCACAGCTGCCTTAGCCCAGATGGGCAACTCCTGGCCACCGCAGCCGCTGACGAGAGTCTGAAGTTCTGGAAGATTTTCGAGCGCAAGCCTGGAACCAGCGCTGCAGCCTCTCgggagggtggtgttggcagCAAGGCTCAGATGACCAAATCCATGACCATTCGGTAA